The sequence TTGTTTGTTTTTAAATTGTTTTTGTATGAATATGTGTAATCCATGTATGTAGAGAAGATGTTGACTAAATGTCTGTATGTTGAATAGTGAAGACTATTTATTTTTTTTGTCTGCAAAATAACGTAATTAtgtctgcagcacttagaagcatatttctaagtctgcgagatTGCACACAGAATAATACATTATTTTATCTTACATATTTAGAACAAACAATATGGAGTAAAAACGTGTGTGAGCACAcaaacataagacataataagatatAAGATAGGTAgatttttaaaaacaaacaaaACTTTAAATTAACTATTACTATCTATATCTATTAAAATGAAAAAATTGTCACAAAGTCCCTTAGTCGAGTCAAACATATAAACGTGAGTGGTTTAGTCCTTGAACTTTGTCTGATTTTCAATTCAAGTCTATAAACTTATTTGGGTGTAATTTAAAAATATGCTCCTTTAAAATATGTTTTgtgcaaaaacaaacttaaaaatgaTTTCTTCATTTAAACTGCCTATATACTCAGCTCATTGTATTTATGAATAAGCTGAATGTATAAAAAACCGAAATGAAATACAAAAAATCGAAACGAAATATCCGGATCAAATAACATTACTAGCAACGTTTCACATACAAATTATGATATCATCGACGTTTTCCATATACAAATTTAACCAATGAATATCAAAGAAAACGATTTATGGTTGCTGGAGCCATTCTTGAATGGCAGACCGTAGTGCATGGTTCGGGACAAGGTTGGTGTTGGCTAGCTTAATGTTGGTCATAGGTGAGGTGTTATGGCCACTGTCTAACCATCCTTTTATAGCCTCTTCTTCATATGTAAATCCATCAGCTGCCACCACCGGATCTCCCATAGTATCCTACAAATTTTGACCCAAACTACTTAAATACTATTGTAGTAAAAATGCATGCAATGGACTCATTTTCACATATGTTAGTAAAAAAAATTGGAAACAAACCTGAAAGATTGGACAAACAAAGTAGTGTGGAATATCTCGTCGTCTTTCGGAACCTGACTTAGACGAACAAAGTCCACACGAAGCGCGTATCGGTTCAACCACCCTCCAAATCCCGGTTTCAAAATTGGGCCTATTTGTAGTAACAAGATCACAACAACTCAATGCCAGAACAGCCAATTGTTGTGCCTGCACAAATGGCCAGTCTCcagcactagaatccaatatattCTTCAAATTATCATCATCTACTGCTAATTGCACTTCATTTATTATCCCCAAAGCAGGTTTACCCGTTAATAGCCTCAATAATATAATACCGAAAGAATAAGCATCTGAATTCGTAGTAAACTCTCCTGTAGAAAGATACACAGGGTCCATATATTCGGATGGGTAATTATTGCTTAAGATCTCGTTTTGGGACAGTTCATGATGGATTCCAAAGTCACTTAATTTAGTAACAAAGTTCCGGTCTAGAAGGATGTTAGTTGGCTTTAGATTACCATGAACAACGCCACATGAAAGTAGAAAAATAAGAGAGATGCATAACTCTGCTGCAATGTGGATTCTATTTTGCCATGATAATGGTGGAGTATCGTCTTTACAGTCGAGCCGATCTTCAAGGCTACCTCCAGAAAGATACTCGTAAATTATCATCCGATTATCTGGGCAGGCTCCTATGAAGGTTACAAGATTTGGGTGCCTAAGTTTGCTTACAAGATTCACCTAATTAAAAAGTAATAAGTAATGTTAGATGCATCATACATGCTGAAgaatattatacatataatcaatcatGGAAGCATATGATCTAGATTCAGACTGACGTGGCAGGCTAGGATTGGGCCATTAGCGTTGGTTTTTAACATGGAATCATATGATCTAGTTCGTTGTGGGACCGCTTGAGGATCGGTTTTATCCTTTTTTTGTTGCTAAACCTTTTTTTTACAATGTTttttaacaactttttatttatttctttactcacatctcatatatatatatatatatatatatatatatatatatatatatatatatatatatatatatatatatatatatatatatatataggggcaggatcaatggggaagtaaccaatcgggggaagcggggggaagcaatttttttttttcgatttttgaaaaaactttgttcacgaacattatagattggatgaaaataagaacatttagaaaagacacttcgtgatgaatgttattattttggcgggaaaacgatcgacaaaaataacattgaagataatattgttcgtgaagaatgttaacgtttttttttcatgttttgtgaagtaaaatttagcccgatttagagtttagggtttagagtttagggtttagggtttggtgttttgggtttattccataaacccaaaacaccaaaccctaaaccctaaaccctaaactctaaaccattcgtgttaaaaactcgatctaaatcctaaatctaaaccctaaaccctaaatttctaaaccctaatatctaaaccctataaaccctaatatctaaactctaatatctaaaccctaatgtctgaaacctcaacatacgctcgaaaaacacgataattgttatatattacttcttcgagcgttttccctccaaaataataacatttatcacgaagtgtcttttctaaatgttcttattttcatccaatctataatgttcgtgaacaaagttttttcaaaaaacgaaaaaaaaaaaaaaaatttgcttcctccgattggttactttcctcttgatcctaccactatatatatatatatatatatatatatatatatatatatataaatatatatatatatatatatatatatatatatatatatatatatatgtataagtagTTGGTATATAATCAAAAGAAAAAGAAACCAAAAATCTTGCATGTTTTGTCTATGATTGTAAGAGGTGTTTGGTATATTGAAACAAATTATTGTCTTTTAGAGTTATGTTATATTTATTACtgttaaaatatttttttattgaAAATACATATAGTTATGTACTACAAAAAGTTTTTTGTACGCGTGGGAGTACTGTTTGCCGCAACGCGCGACTGGCCACCTGCTTGTTATCATCATATCAagtaatcatattatttaataataataattaactaattaattatacCTCCTGCTGATATCCTGAGTGGACTTGAGAATTACGAGAGTAAAACACCTTTACGACCACTTTGGTATGCCGAAGTAAACCTTTGTATGTAGTATAATAAATCCCTTCTCCTATCTTAAGTGACCGGTCAAAGTTACGAATGGCGTCTTTAACTTCTGATGACTCAAACTCAGAGTAAAAGTTTAAGGCTTCGTTTGCATTTTTCTCTGTTAATTCCTCGACTAGTCTAACTGCATCATCACATTCTACCTTCAATTTGTCACGTTCTTTTTTATAAATTTTAAGCTGTTCATCCTTAGAGAACACTGCATGTTCAAGCTCGTTTACAATATCGACAGAATCTGCAATTTGACTTTCTAGAGATGACTTTTGTTCGAGTTCCATTTGGAGTTCTTCCACGGTTCTTTCTAGCATCTCTTCAACCTCTAGCCTTATTCTCAGTTCTTTCGCACACAACTTTTCAGATACACTCACCTGTAAGATTGACGGTATAAGATTCTGACTGTTATGTGTATTGtgaggttttccctgttcgggttacccaAAAGGGCGAGCATTTTTTAACTCCGATGTTTGCGCCTTATCCATAACGTTGCGTGACCGTTTACACGGCCACCCAAAGATTTGAACATGTGACCTCTCGCAAGGAAGTTCGGAGCCCCAACCACTACTGGGCTATATTGGGAAGATTTTTAACTCTGGTCGTTATGTGTATATGGCTGTATATTAGTGTTCATATATACAGAGACAAACAAAAGAGCCTTATATCGGCACAAGAATTTAAAGTTTACCTTGCGCTTAGTCTCTATGACATCTTTTTGTAATTTCCGACACCTGATAGACTCCTCAAAAGCATCTCGTTTGGACTTATCTGCATCTTCAATGGCTTGTACAAGCAGGTCATAAAGCTCATCATTTATACTTCTTTCTTGCTGCAGTTTCATATAAAGTAGTAAGTCTAAACAAATACTCCATCTTTCTGAATTTAATAGTCATCGGACAAAAAACACATAGTTTAAGTAATGTCATGTCATTATCACACTCTGTACTTTTGTTTACTTTACACttttaccccttactttttacTTACCTCTTTGTTTTACATCCATAAAGTAAGTGTATATAAGAACTTTATCTCATTAATCTTATCTATTTATGGAAGTGAACTATTAATTTGAGACAATCCAGAAAAGAATACCGAACTTTTAAATCGGGACGGAGCTGAGAGAGTAGTCAATTTCCAAACATGCAGGTAAGCAAAACATAAAGAGTTCAACATGATGATTGCAGTAAAGAGGCACAAGGATATTATTCACTTACTCTGAGACTGAATGATGTAGCGTTTTGATTGTCCTCGTTGAATTTAGACGTTGTACCATCGTCTTGAGTTGGGTTGTCAGTATGTAATATAATTTGATGTCCTTCACTAACATATGCTGAACTCGGAATACTCTCTTCAGAATCAGTGACAAACGGTTCGTCTGCTTCACTCAACCAACCTTTCCtgcatttatatattaatattatattgccgttcaaaaaaaaaaaaattagtattagtatcataacTAGTTTCCACTTAGTATAGTATAAGGGTATACAGTGAGGCATACCTAGTAAAAATAACTTCTCCTTTGCGTATAAACTGAATTTGACAGGAAGCAGTCGCATGTAAACACACATATATGGCTTTCTTGGATCTTAATTCCACCATTCTACTATATTTTCAAGTTTTGTAAGCACATAAATGTGAATGTAAATGCACGTAAGACTTTTTTGTGAGGTACCTTGAATTTTGCATGTCTGCGGCTGCTCCCATGACAAGCCTTCTGACattgtgttgaagtacaaattcaACAATACCTTTCTCGATATATTCCGTTTCAATATACTGCACCTCCGCACACACCTGTATATTTAAATAAAAGATcccacatataagttattaattagGTCTCATGCTGTaattaaacacacacacacacacgtaacAAGTTTGGATAATATTCCCATATATAAAGGCAATAGAAATATAAAACAATAGTACCCCCGTATCCTGACATATCTGTTTATATTTATCGAGAAGCTGGTGCATATCTTCCGTATCCATATCATGGTATGCTGTGACTTGACATGCTTGAAGGTGATCTATTTGACCCACACAAGACATACAAACATTATATTAAAAAGGGCGCACACAAATTATTTAAAATACTGTGAAGCTTTAATCTATAAACTAATTCCAAATTTCTAATCCTACTATCTAACAACGCAATGAGGATAGATAGTCTAAAGCTCTATTTCTAAAAAATAGGAACTGAGCACATTGTGACAACATGATCTGAACAACTTAATTATATAGTAATTTACTTTTACAACTATTCGCAACAAACTTTTCTAATCTAGAAAATCACCAAGTTGTAACATTCCAATTTTATaggtattattttattataaataataaataatgttaGTTAACTTAGTTATTTTTAGAAGATGCACTATGGGTGCAAGGTTTTAAGGAGAGGCGGGTAGAAACTGATAATATGGCTTATGGCAAGTTTTTTAAAATAACCAAACACCCCTCATTACTCTTTTATGCAGAAAATTAGATGGAAAGAAAGAGTGTGTGAAAGATTGGCGATTTTGAAGATTTCTTACATGTAATATGATCTAAGAGTGTTATTCAACACCTAATAATCACTTACTAGACCTATTGGTGCTTAATATTCATCATCTTTTCTTCATCTTCTTGTGATATTGGGGGTTTTGAAACCCCAGCTTAATGTATCAACAATTAGTTCTTATAATTCGAAATTTTGTAGCTAGGTGATGTCGTTGTTTAAATCAAGGGTTTTGACTCCCTTGAAACACTAATtcgaaattagggttagggtttaaggttttgagATTATTGGATTAGTGAAGTTGTTGAACTAGTCAAAATTGAAAGTGTGTACGTGGTGATTTGTTTACTTAAGTCAAGAAAATTAATTTTAATGTGCTGTCTATGTGTAACTTGATTATGAAAGTTAAGAAATGGTGTTTAAGATTTTGAGTTTGAAAGACTTGAGTATATAAGTCATGATTTTGTTAgtaggtgtcaaaatgggtttaATGGGTTTCAAGGATGAACCCTAGTTGTATGGGTCTTGATTGACCAAATGTGAATACAATgtgatgtatgtgtatgtatatatatactttgtaGGTGATTTGTGTACAAAGCTTGATTGATTGAATTTCTATTTGGAAGTGTTTGCTTTTATTGCGTATTTGGAATTCGATGTGAGTACAACGTGTGCATATTGCTTGGTAAAATTGACATTGATATGCAAGTTCTGATGTATGTTAGATGGTGAACGGAGCTCATAGTACATCGGGGATGTACAAGAGTTTCCAAGCGTCGGGGACGCATTAGTTGGTGTTTTGGCATTGGGGACGCCCATGCCTATTACATCGGGGATGTCTAGGGGACTTACTTTTGTCGGGGACTAAGTAAGGACCCGAATTCGCAGGGGTGTAATTTAAATGATTTGGGACGTTGTTTCTTGTCGGCGGCTTACTTTTGTCGGGGACTAAGTAAGGACCCAATTTAGCACGAGGTGCAATTCGAATGATTTGGGACTTTGTTTCTTGTTGGGGACTAAGCAAAGACTCTTGTATGCTTGTTGATATTTATATGCAGTTTGTGTATTCTGTAttctatattaaaatttattaaatgATATGTccatattgtattcactaagcgttttgcttaccctgtGGTTGTTTACTATTTTGTGGGATCAAATCCCGGTACAGGAAAAGGTAAAAATGTAGAGATGATAGATTAGTGGATGCTTCCTGTGCTTAAAGACTTGACTTGATGCTTATGTGATGCTTGTTTTGCTCGCTTTTGATGGTTGTTGGATGTGGGGTAGATAAATCCTGGAATTCACGCTCTAGTACTAAGTCAATTGTCATTTTGTACATTTGGGTCACGTTTAACACCTTTGTTGTTttaaccaaggttgcaaaagacgtgagactgGTTCGAGACGGTTGGGTCCTAAAAAGGAAGAGACGTTCGAAACGGGGTCGAGACGgatgttgaccaaagttgacttttaaatatataagtatataaatgtatatatgtgtacatgTTTTAAAGCcaaaactttaattgactaatttgtacccataatcgctatcaccgttaatataatatagaaaattaaaactaaaaataacaaATTTGATCGATTTTACCGACTTTCTGGCTTTTCCGAATTTTGAGACTTTGACCTAATTTTTTTCAACTTtaacccgaattttgaccgttgactgtcatattagacggttttcttcgagacgggacggactagtcaccaaaccgtcgcaacgggcgtctgatgtgtgaaatctagtatataaattatctctggaaatatgcctggtttaaagattactacacactaacgggcagtgtacccgatcgtgcaatagtataaaaatggtaattccaagtatcgttccaaggacagtattaacgtgagaattaagtttgcaactaagaaaagtaaactaagttaaactatgaaagttgaaagtacgagatagttcgttttgcggctatttaacgattagccaaatcaagatagctttgaaaataaaagacaatatttttggtttttaagtttaaataaaagaaatgcagactcgacagaaaaataaagatatttgaattcaatggataaaagaatgttcgcctagatatcctattcgcagtgttggatgatttgttattaagcactaattctattaatcaatgcacgcaattacagagtcggtttacccagagttctcttttagcaaacacatcaaactaggacttattggcttagggttccctttcaccaaaaactatctttcgtttgtgacttagtaactaactaattacaagattaagattcaattggttacgcgttcgctccacacaattcacccctattttgttcaattacgttacccggtttacccccttggtccagtaagcacccaatcggttaagacaaatcaattgggaattagatcactaaattgaaacagggttccctttgttcaaacaagattcactaatcaacctagtatcaataattaacacccacaagaatggttcttaatcaaaactcataattatcatgcatcaattaataaaacctcaaagtaacatccaaacacttgcaaatattcaatctagacaaacattaagagtttagcctacaatcatggctgaaatcaaaataacaatcaaagacatagaataattcattgttgataacaaaagaataaaactaattaaagattgaatCCTGAAGAACACACGAATCAAGACTTGATTTcggaatgattggtaccttagaatgaccttgaagatctccaaaaatcacctaagttcgtcaaaaagtggctggaattcgtcaggatacgattatgaataattagggttaaattcggGCTTAAATACTTGCCAAAATAGCTGAACCGACAGGTCTGCCGCGCCGCGGctttatttgtcgcgccgcggagaaacaAAGGAATTTCGGGCATTGTTAAGTGGCTTTCTGATCTGGAAATTAGCATTGTGTCGCGCCGCGGAGGCTGTTATCGCGCCGCGGCAAATAACTGTTTCTGAATCCTTTGTTTATTTTTCACTTTTTACTCACTTGCATACTCTAGAAACCAACATACGCCATAAATACTGAACATATTCATCCTCGGTGCGCCTTTAGCAATAACAAACTAACAAAACACCTCAAAATCATCATAAATTACCGCTTATCAACAATTACCTCTTCAAACTCGAACCTTCTCAATATCATCAatataaccgccaaatcgtatccaaatggaccaaaatgtaactgatatcgctaatgaaaatgtgtataaaatacgcgatatcaaaccaccccacactagagttttgcttgtcctcaagcaattaaactcgaaaataatcttctacaatataataatgtcttcaaatatgaatgtagaaccaatgaatcaagaaaccaaacaagcatctagcgtgggcacgatttggcaaaaataacaaccatggttcccacttgcattcccccgatgtaacttcTCAAACCGCAATCAAAATGAATCATTATAATAACCAAAagtaatctcgataacgtaccataatgatgaagtagagaatctcgaatataatcttcaatggaaccgggaatcaagtgggaacctagCACCAAGGAATAAGCAATCGAACACATGTGCTAAGAGAacacacgggctaccccgcaattggtcaagccaagcctcccacagtacctaacattgtgagatgtcggtagaaaataatgtgcttaggaggatacacattacgtccggatatcatcgatggttatgaggtaaccgtctaatccgttaagtcaaccataaagatctaagttcatcaggcttaaaagctgatatcttacctttccggaggttatccactgggaatctgatcaatcactgacattttgtgtatcatggtgcgcttcccattaagctagcaaatctccctcattgagataagcttcaactaccagtttccctgtttgatgttgaggcctggtagatttccagtcgattttagcaatgacttttcaagacttttcgtcaccctacaactggtctggactacaacttctgaaacaaatcagcaagtgtgtcgttcgggagacttgactccctttaggatggagtggattcatcctgtatggtcataaaaggtggtcgagcgcatacattgtccttgttaggagaaacaatgaagaccgccctataaagttttcgatctagcgtatggcccggcttcgaccacacgatccaatcaccgttcatacggttgacacccgtttttgtacaagtgacctacgtatgaactgaatgttcatgtaggatttcacattcaaaataatgaacgtgttttgaaagttcaagacttcctcctctaacagtacctcatcgtgatatgatggataatgaaatggcacgcgtaagaggtatacgtaccaagtaggacggtcggaagactttacttccttaatgagtggatctgagtcactcggaagtgccaatttgtttcaattgacaccggttttgaaaaatcccgaaaaccttcgggttccatagcttttggctatgggttgtgttgtctaagcaaacacaagcacgtagctattgctcctaaaaaggttagcactggtgaagctcaaggctcctcttcccacagtatcacatcattaaatgatgcaataataaaatgatatagtttcggaagtatgctataccaagtaaccaaaagtttttgatctggcacgtaattcggtcacaatcacgctatgcaatcaccgctctctcacggtttacacccgttttggtacaggtgacctactattgagttcttcgaactcgtaggatttcatgttcaatggtaatgaacatgtggaacaactttggcttctttaaacatcatgaaatataaataccaagccatacttaaacaagggttttggccgaatttttaactacttttatattttttttttttttctctttttaactaactaatttttttcatttttttttttattttcccctaaatttttcaattttttatgaccaaaaccccgtgaaacgtcaagtcttttaaatatcaaaaccaaaataatgatgattctattaataaccaacccgagagattttacatcccccaccccacacttgagatcaagtaatgtccccatcacatgagatcaaaaatggattaaaatcaaaagggtaagaaaaataaaaacttatcgagcttaaccacagatcgtggaatgacagtgacagatggcgctgaactgactgccagcataagaacatcgtccattcccgattctcacaccaatatcatcactcaagtagttttgctgaacttaatgccagacttgaaaaaccgtttcaccaACAACCTAATAAAAAGAGAAGCAAGCAAACTACATAAATgggcaaggtggtaccacccggtaccgaaacgccttgccccgAATAAGTCTCaagtacatcatacgaaaaataaaaatatcaagtacaaccaaatcgaaaaGAAAATAGTCTAAAACCAATACAACAAGATCTACGGGCACGCAGGCCCTCATCACTGAAACCCGTCATACGGCCAGCTGCCGTACGGGTACTGCTGCTCATATCTGCGCTGGGCATCCTGAAATCTCTCCCTCTCATCATAAATCGGGGCCTCAACTCGAGGCCTAACCTCACTCCGATAGTAGACTGGTTGCTGAGCGATGGTACCAAAATAATTCTCTGGATCGTGGTAATAGAGGCGATCGTTGTGGCGTTGCCAGTCATTACCGTATGCAATCCACTGCTGATCATGGTTTATCTCATTTAACCTTTCCTCCTGCCTAGAATTACTCGTCTCTATTCTCTGTTGGCTCGCCCACATTCTGTTATCATGTTCCCGCTGATCACTCCGGAAATCACTAAACCCACTCGACATACCAACCTGTATATTACCCACTGATGAAACCAAACCATCCCAAATTTCTTGGGAAATTCCCCATTGCTGCTCACCCCCAGCTTGCACATTTGGAGCAACCGGCTCCGGCTCATTTACACCCTGATTAGCACCCCCAACCTCGGGTGCTTGTGGCTCAACAAACGGCACCACAACATCTCGACTCTCATTCCACATAACGAAATTCGCATTAAAATAAAACCTTAGATTAAAAGGTTTCATAATCTGCAGCTGATCAGTCAATCTGGTACACCTGCTGAAATCTATATTGAAAAACTTTGCAATTCGCGTAACATAATGGCCACCAAGAATTGGCCGTGTGGCTCGAATCTCTCGTGAATGATTTGACAAATATGTGCCAATAAGATTGCACAAATCCACATGTGCACCTCGCGTATACCTAAACAAAATCCATAGCTCGGTGGAAT comes from Rutidosis leptorrhynchoides isolate AG116_Rl617_1_P2 chromosome 4, CSIRO_AGI_Rlap_v1, whole genome shotgun sequence and encodes:
- the LOC139839549 gene encoding U-box domain-containing protein 33-like isoform X1, with amino-acid sequence MENAQRISQIMYPLDTDDDEDIVEAVQDLFKEVHVGDRVGSSSTPCPNPAHKGGSSNVITYKIENRAGKKIVKKMVNGRIEDKVYVAVGNDLKECRSTLLWALQNSGGSQICILHVHQPAESIHFGRIEDKVYVAVGNDLKECRSTLLWALQNSGGSQICILHVHQPAESIHFDHLQACQVTAYHDMDTEDMHQLLDKYKQICQDTGVCAEVQYIETEYIEKGIVEFVLQHNVRRLVMGAAADMQNSSRMVELRSKKAIYVCLHATASCQIQFIRKGEVIFTRKGWLSEADEPFVTDSEESIPSSAYVSEGHQIILHTDNPTQDDGTTSKFNEDNQNATSFSLRQERSINDELYDLLVQAIEDADKSKRDAFEESIRCRKLQKDVIETKRKVSVSEKLCAKELRIRLEVEEMLERTVEELQMELEQKSSLESQIADSVDIVNELEHAVFSKDEQLKIYKKERDKLKVECDDAVRLVEELTEKNANEALNFYSEFESSEVKDAIRNFDRSLKIGEGIYYTTYKGLLRHTKVVVKVFYSRNSQVHSGYQQEVNLVSKLRHPNLVTFIGACPDNRMIIYEYLSGGSLEDRLDCKDDTPPLSWQNRIHIAAELCISLIFLLSCGVVHGNLKPTNILLDRNFVTKLSDFGIHHELSQNEILSNNYPSEYMDPVYLSTGEFTTNSDAYSFGIILLRLLTGKPALGIINEVQLAVDDDNLKNILDSSAGDWPFVQAQQLAVLALSCCDLVTTNRPNFETGIWRVVEPIRASCGLCSSKSGSERRRDIPHYFVCPIFQDTMGDPVVAADGFTYEEEAIKGWLDSGHNTSPMTNIKLANTNLVPNHALRSAIQEWLQQP
- the LOC139839549 gene encoding U-box domain-containing protein 33-like isoform X2 — protein: MENAQRISQIMYPLDTDDDEDIVEAVQDLFKEVHVGDRVGSSSTPCPNPAHKGGSSNVITYKIENRAGKKIVKKMVNGRIEDKVYVAVGNDLKECRSTLLWALQNSGGSQICILHVHQPAESIHFGRIEDKVYVAVGNDLKECRSTLLWALQNSGGSQICILHVHQPAESIHFDHLQACQVTAYHDMDTEDMHQLLDKYKQICQDTGVCAEVQYIETEYIEKGIVEFVLQHNVRRLVMGAAADMQNSRMVELRSKKAIYVCLHATASCQIQFIRKGEVIFTRKGWLSEADEPFVTDSEESIPSSAYVSEGHQIILHTDNPTQDDGTTSKFNEDNQNATSFSLRQERSINDELYDLLVQAIEDADKSKRDAFEESIRCRKLQKDVIETKRKVSVSEKLCAKELRIRLEVEEMLERTVEELQMELEQKSSLESQIADSVDIVNELEHAVFSKDEQLKIYKKERDKLKVECDDAVRLVEELTEKNANEALNFYSEFESSEVKDAIRNFDRSLKIGEGIYYTTYKGLLRHTKVVVKVFYSRNSQVHSGYQQEVNLVSKLRHPNLVTFIGACPDNRMIIYEYLSGGSLEDRLDCKDDTPPLSWQNRIHIAAELCISLIFLLSCGVVHGNLKPTNILLDRNFVTKLSDFGIHHELSQNEILSNNYPSEYMDPVYLSTGEFTTNSDAYSFGIILLRLLTGKPALGIINEVQLAVDDDNLKNILDSSAGDWPFVQAQQLAVLALSCCDLVTTNRPNFETGIWRVVEPIRASCGLCSSKSGSERRRDIPHYFVCPIFQDTMGDPVVAADGFTYEEEAIKGWLDSGHNTSPMTNIKLANTNLVPNHALRSAIQEWLQQP
- the LOC139839549 gene encoding U-box domain-containing protein 33-like isoform X4, with amino-acid sequence MENAQRISQIMYPLDTDDDEDIVEAVQDLFKEVHVGDRVGSSSTPCPNPAHKGRIEDKVYVAVGNDLKECRSTLLWALQNSGGSQICILHVHQPAESIHFGRIEDKVYVAVGNDLKECRSTLLWALQNSGGSQICILHVHQPAESIHFDHLQACQVTAYHDMDTEDMHQLLDKYKQICQDTGVCAEVQYIETEYIEKGIVEFVLQHNVRRLVMGAAADMQNSSRMVELRSKKAIYVCLHATASCQIQFIRKGEVIFTRKGWLSEADEPFVTDSEESIPSSAYVSEGHQIILHTDNPTQDDGTTSKFNEDNQNATSFSLRQERSINDELYDLLVQAIEDADKSKRDAFEESIRCRKLQKDVIETKRKVSVSEKLCAKELRIRLEVEEMLERTVEELQMELEQKSSLESQIADSVDIVNELEHAVFSKDEQLKIYKKERDKLKVECDDAVRLVEELTEKNANEALNFYSEFESSEVKDAIRNFDRSLKIGEGIYYTTYKGLLRHTKVVVKVFYSRNSQVHSGYQQEVNLVSKLRHPNLVTFIGACPDNRMIIYEYLSGGSLEDRLDCKDDTPPLSWQNRIHIAAELCISLIFLLSCGVVHGNLKPTNILLDRNFVTKLSDFGIHHELSQNEILSNNYPSEYMDPVYLSTGEFTTNSDAYSFGIILLRLLTGKPALGIINEVQLAVDDDNLKNILDSSAGDWPFVQAQQLAVLALSCCDLVTTNRPNFETGIWRVVEPIRASCGLCSSKSGSERRRDIPHYFVCPIFQDTMGDPVVAADGFTYEEEAIKGWLDSGHNTSPMTNIKLANTNLVPNHALRSAIQEWLQQP
- the LOC139839549 gene encoding U-box domain-containing protein 33-like isoform X8, which produces MSTNLQNQSTLNAQRISQIMYPLDTDDDEDIVEAVQDLFKEVHVGDRVGSSSTPCPNPAHKGRIEDKVYVAVGNDLKECRSTLLWALQNSGGSQICILHVHQPAESIHFDHLQACQVTAYHDMDTEDMHQLLDKYKQICQDTGVCAEVQYIETEYIEKGIVEFVLQHNVRRLVMGAAADMQNSSRMVELRSKKAIYVCLHATASCQIQFIRKGEVIFTRKGWLSEADEPFVTDSEESIPSSAYVSEGHQIILHTDNPTQDDGTTSKFNEDNQNATSFSLRQERSINDELYDLLVQAIEDADKSKRDAFEESIRCRKLQKDVIETKRKVSVSEKLCAKELRIRLEVEEMLERTVEELQMELEQKSSLESQIADSVDIVNELEHAVFSKDEQLKIYKKERDKLKVECDDAVRLVEELTEKNANEALNFYSEFESSEVKDAIRNFDRSLKIGEGIYYTTYKGLLRHTKVVVKVFYSRNSQVHSGYQQEVNLVSKLRHPNLVTFIGACPDNRMIIYEYLSGGSLEDRLDCKDDTPPLSWQNRIHIAAELCISLIFLLSCGVVHGNLKPTNILLDRNFVTKLSDFGIHHELSQNEILSNNYPSEYMDPVYLSTGEFTTNSDAYSFGIILLRLLTGKPALGIINEVQLAVDDDNLKNILDSSAGDWPFVQAQQLAVLALSCCDLVTTNRPNFETGIWRVVEPIRASCGLCSSKSGSERRRDIPHYFVCPIFQDTMGDPVVAADGFTYEEEAIKGWLDSGHNTSPMTNIKLANTNLVPNHALRSAIQEWLQQP